Proteins from a single region of Irregularibacter muris:
- a CDS encoding DUF1858 domain-containing protein — protein sequence MEKVVDFNQTISQLYDQDPEIINIMKEIGFKDIDKAGMMKTMGKVMTIPKGARMKKIDMQRVREVFKNKGYKIME from the coding sequence ATGGAAAAAGTAGTGGATTTTAATCAAACCATTTCCCAATTGTATGACCAAGACCCAGAGATTATCAACATTATGAAAGAAATAGGATTTAAGGATATTGACAAGGCCGGCATGATGAAAACCATGGGTAAAGTCATGACCATTCCCAAAGGGGCAAGGATGAAAAAAATTGATATGCAGCGAGTAAGAGAAGTTTTTAAAAATAAAGGATATAAGATTATGGAATAG